From one Rhopalosiphum padi isolate XX-2018 chromosome 2, ASM2088224v1, whole genome shotgun sequence genomic stretch:
- the LOC132921849 gene encoding uncharacterized protein LOC132921849, giving the protein MESRGALLLLVVYVVAFQRPAHGQDCPDGVPVTYVKYSNSAPRSVVQPILLYASTPGVAITAECYNRCRKSVDCAGFIIDYTSTSCYRVPNMGSSTDNIVVTPNVNFFRKACLRVPESCNRRAWPIEVSMDYEINGFQYSVIPNIGDKWRCAQLCIDQNNCKSANYFRSTKMCSLNSETRKTKPTAFNPSRNQVEYLENECANTLPGVNQMSSCWHEPVYDRTLQQVDLQVENINIEQCKERCESEQYFSCRGYTFKCPTDGFGGTLCLLHGDDTNTAGPLIPSPCSTYIERITCIDLSVSCNDDSMIVSLRSQGFKGRMFVLGRPEECGVNGRHTDMTTITLPIVENHTQRNRCDVVVAKSANSNRKLATAVVVVQHHPIIQTVGDRVTKVSCAVGSSPHPSFLASRPQNITLDATFGVAEPSIHNTIYNDGGYDPNGLVGSANQVAKMRILEVGRNVKQVSEVKLGDELELRIDVNQPYNASQLRAGHLIASSGDGLDSLLLLDWRGCPPEPSTFPVLNLTPPNSMVARFKAFRFPSSPVLRFSLMMMFCDQLCKPSDCGNGQVSYGRRKRDTQASETKTKEVPFQLAIVVRSLEEQEEIIASQSQISNSNSNNERSSRRLEASVIRNNEWCITWPIGLAITIILVTMQTLIVLGCWSFFRRSNQKVLNDRVTLNSDFQPRHVTWADHQ; this is encoded by the exons ATGGAATCGCGCGGGGCGCTGTTGCTGCTGGTCGTGTACGTCGTGGCGTTCCAGCGACCGGCGCACG GTCAAGATTGTCCAGATGGCGTACCAGTAACGTACGTTAAATATAGTAATTCTGCTCCAAGATCTGTAGTACAGCCGATCTTATTATACGCCAGCACTCCCGGAGTTGCCATAACGGCAGAATGTTACAACAG ATGTAGAAAGTCGGTGGACTGTGCCGGCTTCATAATAGATTACACATCGACATCATGTTACCGGGTACCTAACATGGGGAGTTCCACCGACAATATTGTCGTGACCCCTAATGTAAACTTTTTTAGAAAAGCCTGTCTCCGCG TTCCCGAATCGTGTAACCGAAGAGCATGGCCAATCGAAGTGTCCATGGACTACGAAATAAATGGTTTTCAATATTCAGTTATACCCAATATTGGCGACAAATGGCGATGTGCCCAACTATGTATTGACCAAAACAATTGTAAGTCAGCGAATTACTTTCGATCAACCAAGATGTGTTCATTGAATTCTGAAACCCGTAAGACTAAACCTACGGCATTTAATCCGAGTCGGAATCAAGTCGaatatttagaaaatgaatGCGCCAATACACTGCcag GTGTAAATCAAATGAGTTCATGCTGGCACGAACCTGTTTATGATAGAACTTTACAACAAGTGGACTTACAAGtagaaaacattaatattgaaCAA tGCAAAGAAAGATGTGAATCTGAACAATATTTTAGCTGCAGAGGTTATACTTTTAAATGCCCTACAGATGGATTTGGTGGTACTCTTTGTCTTTTACACGGTGACGACACAAATACAGCTGGCCCGCTCATCCCATCACCGTGTTCCACTTATATAGAAAGAATTACTTGTATTGATT TAAGCGTCTCGTGTAATGATGACTCTATGATAGTGTCGTTGAGATCTCAGGGCTTCAAGGGCAGAATGTTTGTGCTAGGAAGACCAGAAGAATGCGGTGTTAACGGTCGCCATACAGATATGACAACGATTACCCTTCCGATTGTTGAAAACCACACTCAACGTAATCGCTGTGATGTTGTGGTGGCTAAATCGGCAAACAGCAATAGGAAATTGGCTACAGCTGTTGTCGTAGTACAACACCACCCGATTATACAAACCGTTGGCGATCGAGTGACCAAAGTGTCATGTGCTGTTGGTTCAAGTCCCCACCCGTCGTTCTTGGCATCTAGACCACAGAACATTACTTTAGACGCTACGTTTGGAGTAGCAGAACCGAG tatacataacaCTATATACAATGACGGTGGCTACGATCCAAATGGTTTAGTTGGCTCTGCAAATCAAGTCGCCAAGATGAGAATTTTAGAAGTAGGACGGAACGTAAAACAAGTATCTGAAGTAAAACTCGGCGATGAATTAGAGCTCCGGATTGATGTGAATCAACCATATA acGCATCACAATTAAGAGCAGGCCACTTGATTGCTAGTTCTGGAGATGGTTTGGACTCTTTGTTACTCTTAGATTGGAGAGGATGTCCTCCGGAACCATCGACATTTCCGGTGTTGAATTTAACACCTCCAAATTCTATGGTTGCAAGATTCAAAGCATTCCGATTTCCTTCGTCACCTGTACTACGGTTTAGCCTCATGATGATGTTTTGTGATCAGCTGTGTAAGCCA agtgATTGTGGAAACGGACAGGTGTCCTATGGTCGACGAAAGCGCGATACACAGGCCTCTGAAACTAAAACAAAGGAAGTGCCATTTCAACTCGCAATCGTAGTACGTTCTCTTGAAGAACAAGAAGAAATTATAGCCAGTCAAAGTCAAATTAGTAATAGTAACAGTAATAATGAGAGATCATCAAGAAGATTAGAAGCTTCAG taattCGCAACAACGAATGGTGCATTACTTGGCCTATAGGATTAGCAATCACTATAATTCTAGTCACTATGCAAACATTAATTGTATTAGGCTGTTGGTCATTTTTTCGACGATCAAATCAAAAGGTCCTTAATGATCGTGTGACTTTAAATTCTGACTTTCAACCAAGACATGTCACTTGGGCTGATCATCAATAA